The DNA sequence AGCTAAATAATTTATGTTTGGTGTATTTCTTAAGAAAGAATTACTGATCTCTAAGTtgaatttaatatataatgacACTGATGAATTATTAGAATCTGTAGAATTGGACAAAAAAAAGAAGTAGCTCAACAATATCTTACCATAATTTTCTCATTCAAATTCATTGTACCACTTCCAAAAGAATGATTGATTCTAGGAAGAAACCAAAAATGGGGAATGTTTAGATAAAAGAAAAGTGCCTTCTGTACATTTGCCTCTGCTAAAATCTAAGTCTCTGCATCAAACATGATTACTTATAACCTTTCAAGCTTAGAGGTGAGCCTTaggaactcatcctcattgcaTGGTATTGTGAGGCCGCCGGTCGGATGATCAtatccgaattcttcttctgCTTGGTTTAGTAGTTCTTGAAAAGAAGGTTGGTTCAAGTATGATATAGGAATCATGAACCGCCTCATGTTATCACCGATGTAGACAGCAAGATAGCCTTTTGGGACTTGATCAAACCCCTTGGAAGCTGCTTGGACTGCAGAAGATGATACCTTTCTAATACCCGGAATGCGAAAACCCATTGTTGATCTCAAGGTAATGAATATTGATCTCAAACTAGTTGTAAGAAAGAAATATCTGAATGACCTTGTGTTGTTTGAGAAACCATGGAATTAGGTGTATATATATAGATGCATTATTATGCTTGATCCTGTGAAAATCAGTTCTTCAATGAATGGTTTCTAATGGGGCTATGGTAGGGACTACATAAGAAAGGGATCACATGGTATTGCCATATATGTCCCTTTTGAAAGATCATGAAATTATATGTGGGAACATACCCTACCTTCTTAGACAATGGGAAACAGATTATTTCAATTGATTAGCATAGGTGAACACTAATGTTTGTTGTTGATTCATGCATTTATTGCTGTGTAGTTATTTGAATGGTAGACAAGCTTCATGCATATAGATATTAGTTAGTACTTGGCAGCTATCTATTTAATATCAGCATTGAATTTGTTATCAacatgaagaagaaaatgtgACATGTCTAAAGCATGTTTAGGAAAATATGGAATACTAATTAAGATATGAACAAATATAAGGTCTAAGTTTGAGAGCATTCACTCTTAACCACTTTTTCATGTGAACTCTTATGTGTATGGACCCCAATCCTTTAACCACTTCAACAACCTTTCATTCATGAAATAGTTTTCCAACAAAGAGCCTTAAGATCtataaatacaaaaactcatTGGCACTTCTAAGCATCAAAACTAAAACGCAATCTTCTCTTAAACTTGAGAACTTTTTTCATTGTTCTTCTTTTTACATATTATACACTGAAAATGGGTTTCCGTTTACCTGCTACTCGAAGAACATCATCGTTCTCAGGTAGGCAAGCAGCTTCAAAATCTGTAGAAGTCCCAAAGGGGTATCTTGCAGTGTATGTCGGAGAAAACCAGAAGCGTTTTATGATCCCCATTTCATATTTGAACCAACCTTCATTCCAAGACCTGTTGAGTCAAGCTGAGGAAGAGTTTGGATATGATCATCCCATGGGAGGTCTCACAATTCCTTGCAGTGAACATGTCTTTCAAGAAATCACATCTCGCTTGAATTGATAATGAATCTCACACCATAGAAGACTGACATAGATTAGCATACACATGTTGTATACAATAGATTAGTATAGAGCATTAGAATGGCAAGTTCAAAGAGCATGCCTTctgttttttaattaatttttgtataatCCAAGATTGAGAATGAATTCAATTACTCAAGTTTTTGAGTTTATTATTATAGCATTGTTCACTTCACTTCTTCATGCACTTAGGAAGGATATTATATGAGCTTAGTTACTTTgctgcaaaagaaaaaaaaaaacataagaaACCTGATTTGTCTGTGAACAAATTTAAGATTATGTTCCTAAAGTTTTTTTATCTGAGCACTAAACTAAACTTAAAACTATTAAGTCTAAACATGGACACAAACACTAGATTATGAGATCCTTTATGAAGCAACTAAAAGTTTCTCTTAGATCACACTTGTCTCACAAGTCATGTGGTAATACTTGTGCTTCATACAGTTCAGAGTTTTAATTTCTTGTGACAGAAGAGAAAAGTAACCAACTTTTTTTTCtccattttttattaaaatttcactAAACACATTTCTTAATATGTTTAATATAGAAAGATTTTATtggaatttcaaaaatttaaaattttaattatttttatagtaaatttataaatttttaatttattaattaatcttaCTGATGACTACTTTTAAGATATTAACTAGATTGAGATCCGCGCAATGTGCGGAGAGGTATATTATTTAtactatatagtatattttaataaatgttatattaaaaatattttagagaacatattataaatagattttgaatttatttattttaaaaaaaacataGGTTATTTATATTAGAGTTATACAAAACtgcattttttttcatttttcgaTTTGTATTAATGGCTACACTTTGTCTTTTCTTGCGGTTTTTTTGTTtgtaaataatgaaaaaaataaatgaatgagaatgaaaaacatataaaaatgttatattaaatttaaggAGTTTTTGACAATTAGTATAAGAGATTAAGAAATGAAGAGTAGTAAGAGTCTTATTATGTATAAGTTgtagaatttgaatatttgtaactgaaattttttataattattattattatgacatttttaatgtatgtttattgcatttaattagtacttgatgtttcaattgaataataatagataagagttttttgttttaatttttttaaaacattttactAAATAGTAATTGGTTGATTTTCATCTAGCAATTTTGGGTATTAACTCTTTCGGTTTGTCATTACCACTAATTCGAAAAAGTGGAACATGTAAATGTAAATTGTGGAAGAAGTACTCCACACGtaaaataacaatttataatttgatGATGAAATATTACAATTGATAGTATATAGGGAgcaataattttaaatacacATTAATTTTGGTTGTGACTGTTGGACAGAACCGTTTAcaaaagagaaatatataaaCTTGTGCTACTTGCAATGAGTTCACAATTAAAATGTTATTATTTATAACAAATAAATAGGGCTATTGAAAATGATATTGAACAATGAAAAGAGTAAATGACAAAGTTGAAAATCTTTAGGAAGATACCTGGGACAAATTTCCTACGTTGACGGCGCTCAATAGTGACGTTGATCTGAGACCAGAATCGAGTTATGACAGGAAAACCGCAAGAGGAGGAATGGAGTTTGCCCCGGTTTCTGCAATTTATGCAATGCGGCTCCGCCGAAGAGACATCGCGATGTACAATTTGTTTTGAGGAAAAAACAATGGCTCATAGGACCGAAGAGGATGGAGGAAATAGGATGAGACCGGAAGAGGATGGAGGAAATAAAATCTTAGTACGGAGAAGTGCTAAGAGGGTAAGGGTTTGAGAAAGGTAATAAGTTCTTTGGTTTTGAGAGTTTTTTGTTGGGGATAAATGttaatttgtgtttttgttgttttagaAATAAggattgatttggaaaaagttaatttgttagtttttattgtgtttttttagttataaattttaaaattttgccaAATAAACGTTGGTGCTGACATAAcgttagtagaaaaagagaaataacttaaaaataatATGGGTAAACGTATGTacctacttttatatattaagaatatatAGATTAGTTAACTTTTTAGGCATTTATTTGCTGTAGAATTTAGAAATAAGACATTGAACCAATTTCTCTAATCTTCACAGGTTTttactttttgaaaataattttttaaaaatagtttttcaaaaattactttttaaaaattataatatgataaattaaactaaaaataatttttaaaattttaaaagacgataatcaatataaatataaaaataaatttaaatatttattaatatataaaattatattaaattttaataaatacggACTCATTTTAAAAAATGCATTGCTAACTTATGAAGCTCCTTATTTTAGTTTACCTACCCAACCCATGATCCGAAGAAAGTTACAAACTTTCCATGAACTTTTGAGCTGGGAAACGCAATAGAAGCTTCTGGAACTTCCCTTCGACTTCAAGGAGCTTTCCCAACCTCTTGGGTAAGTGGTACACTTTTTCCATTCTCTGATCATTGTTTATAGTGTTGCATCAATTCTACTACTTATGAACTGACACAACTAGTTACTCTGTGCTTTTTCCCGAGTTTGATTTTTACCATgttcaaattataatttttttttgacgAACCGCGGATGATGTTTATTTTCCcctcaatttttaaaataaatttattagtaTTGAATTGCTGACTTCAATTCTGTGCCAGTCAACtgtgttctaagtttctgccccTGAATTCCTAAATCAAACCACTAAGAGATGCAGATATTGGAATTTTGCTGGATTGAGTTGGAAAAAATGcaataattcaaaaataattgtAAGATAATATTGTTACTGTTTCTGATATGTTTGCTGCTTATTGGGGATATGCTTTTTTCAAGTGTTGGATTAGGATTTTGAGCACTATGAATATTTCAGGTGACACTGGCTTGTGATCATGCTAGTATGCTACAGGTTCTCTTGTTTCCCTTAGGTAGCACTTGGCAGCTACTTGCTAGTATTGAGTTGCattattaatttgaaaaaaatgtcACATGCCTTAAGCATGTCTACTAAGATGTTGAAAACCAATTTAGACATGAACAGATATAAGGTTTCAGTTGATCTTATCTCTTTTGATTTGAGTGGCTGCTCTATTGGCCATTCTTTGAGAGGGTGGGGTATGCACTCTTATGCTACTGCTTAATTCTTGATAGAAGTCTCTAAGACATCACCATGTGATCTTTCGTGTTTATGCTTCCCATCCTTTAACCCCCTTCAATAATCATTCATCTCTTAAACAGTTTTCTGAAGGATATTAAGATCTATAAATACACTTGCTCTTGCCTTCAAAAACAACACAACTCATTGGCACTCCAGAGCATCAACACAAACACATTCTTCTTAAACTTGAGAGCTTTCTATTGTTTTTCTTCTCACATATTTACACAAAAGATGGGTTTCCATTTACCTATTATCCGAAAGGCATCATTCTCTGCTAGCCAAGCGGCTTCAAAATCTGTAGAAGTCCCAAAGGGGTATCTTGCAGTGTATGTTGGAGAAGAACAAAAGCGATATGTCATCCCAATTTCATACTTGAATCAACCTTCATTCCAAGACTTGTTGAATCAAGCTGCGGAAGAGTTTGGATATGATCATCCTAGGGGAGGTCTCACAATTCCTTGCAGTGAACATGTCTTCCAGCAAATCACTTCTCGTTTGAATTGATGAGGAAACTTACACTGTAGGAGACTGACATAGATTAGTATACATTTTTGTACAATAGATTAGTATTGATATCAGAATGACAAATTCCTTTTTGTATGATGAAAATTGATAATGAATTCAATTACCCAACTACTTTCTTTGTCAATACAAATGTTCGCTCTCCCAACAAGTAGGAGCTTATATGAGCAGAGCTACTTGCTTTAAGAACGCCACATTTGACTGTTTGAATAAATTTTGAAGGCGAGAACTAAATTCCTTATCCTAGCATATATAGAGCTAGAGAATTTTTCCTAAGACCTGAGAGAAAGATAAATATCTCGGTGAGAAAATTGTTTTTGTGATTGAAGTAACGGATGCCAATAACTATATGCATACCTATAGATTTTCTCTCTTACTCTCAGCTATAGTTTTAGCTATGCCTTGAATTCCCAAAATTCGATGATCAAGGCTGTATTTATGAGATTTCGTTGCTACATGGTGTGAAGGTTAACTACAGTGCTCTACGATTCCATATTTTTCTCATTCTAATGAGCTTAGTGGCCTAATTggaaaattttgaaagaaaaaaaaaatcatgttaTAGCAAAACTAGGAGTTCTATGTTTATTTGCCTTATTGCCTATTAAATATTTAGCCATTTTCTTTGTTCTTTACTAAGTCTGCAGGAAGTCACAAACttcacataaaaattttgaactTGGTTGGTGACCTATCGTTTCCTTCCTCTTACGTGAGTTGTGTGGCAGACCAGAAACTTTTGGAGCTTCCCTTCAATGAATGTTTAACAACCCTCTAACCCAGTTCACTAAGTTTGTGAGTTCTTTGGTTTGTCATCCATATTGATTCTTCTGATCATTGTTAATGTTTCATGATTTTTACATGTGCCCAACGGAAGTGGTGGGCTTCTGGCTCTATGCTCTTTTGGAGTTTAGTTTCTCTTACATTCAAATGATAATACCAAGGAGCTAAGTATGATGTTGATCTTCTCTCaaaaattgttattttttaaattactatttttgAGTTAGTAATTTAGCTTATATGTTTGTCAAATGTTCTCTTCTAAGTTTTTGCCCCtgaattcctttatcactgtAGTGCCTTTGTCCCCTCTCCCCGCCCCCCGCTTAATTTTCAATACATGCGAGCCTGAGCGCATGAATGCCTTGGACTTTTCAGGATAAATCTCCAACTAATACTGCTTGAAAACATTAGAAACCATAGAGATTGGACGAAAGCCTAGTGTTCCAACATTGTTGTATAATAACTTTCTCATTGCAATAAATTTTTACAATTCCAAAGGAATGACAAAAAGAAGAGATTAAATGAAAAATCTTTACAATAAAAAGAAAGTGCCTTCTGTACATTTGCCTCAGCTAATCTATCTCTGTCTAAATGATTTACAACTCCTTCCAGAGAGAGGTGAGCTTTAGGAACTCATCCTCAAGGCATGGAATTCTAAGACCACCAATTGGATGATCATacccaaattcttcttctgcCTGACTTAATAATTCTTGAAACAATGGTTGGTTCAAGTATGAGATAGGAATTATGAACCGCTTCATTTTATCTCCAATGTAGACTGCAAGATAGCCTCTTGGGACTTCACTCCCCTTTGAAGCTGCTTGAGTTGTACTAATTGATGCCCTTCTAATACCTGGTATGCGGAAACCCATTGGCTTTTTGTTCTTCACGCAAAAAAAATGTATTGATCTGAAAGGACTTGTATGAGAATgaaattatttgaattataatacTTCTGGATGCAAGTGACTTGTGTTGCTTGAGATCACAAGagaatactatatatatatagttcatAAGAGTCTGTAAACCAATTCCCTAATGAATTATTCCAATCAGGGTACCATGGGGTCTACATGAGAGACACGGGATCACATGGTATTGTCTTGCAAGTATCTTTCAAGTTTTAGGAAGTTGGATAGGAGAACATAAACCCCACCATTTGAAGATTAAAGACATTTTCATAGGTGAAACCTAATGCTTGTTCATGCATTGATTGCTGTTTAGTCACTTCAATGCTAGTAGACATGGTTTAGACAtctcacatattttttttaattagattgaTATGCTACACACACATATCTATACACTTCTATCAGAGTGATTGTTTGAAATCTGTGGACCAAAATGTATGCCAACCAGCTGACTGTTCAGATAAGCAGTAGGTGTTGGTCATTCAGTTCTTCATCTATATTGAAACACATCCTAGACACTGGCATGTGATCCTTCACGCCCATGTCTCCTTGTATACCCCATTCAAATAGCTTTTCTTCAATTATCAGCatttcaaagtgttcttgaaagtgctttatatatatagatagtCATGGTTGAAGAAGTCACATACAAGTAAATTCCTCTGCATTGTCTAAGCATCAATACTTTCAACAGAAGTTTGTCCAAATTGTTCTTTCGCAATGGGTTTCCGTTTGCCTGGTCTTCAAAGGCGCAATGACGTCCCAAAGGGTCACCTTGCAGTTTATGTAGgagaaaatcaaaagaagcgATTTGTGATTCCTATATCATTCTTGAGTCAACCTTCAATTCAAGACTTACTAAGTCATGCTGAACAAGAATTTGGATTTGACCACCCAATGGGTGGGCTCACAATACCTTGCAAAGAAGATGTCTTCCTTGAGATCACTTCTCAGTTGCATAAGTCATAGGAGAGGATCCAACATAGATGGTCAATTATCCAACTCAATTTTGTAAAGAAATCATAGGCTAACATTGTAGATTATCTGctttctttcttgttctttccTACGAAGTAGGAAGAATGATGTATCTACAcagataaaatttattaacaaaGATTATTGCAATTTCATATCTATGAGCCACTTTTATATTCTCTCTAGTCTCAACATTTCTTTTGACCTTTTATTTCAAATTGTTTTTTGGATGATTGTGTATTTTCATGTTGTTATTACTTATGTATGAACCTGGTTAACAAACTAATCTCTATACTTGCTGTATTGTTTAGTACTTCTTTAGTTATGTGGTGAAGCTAGTAATGACTCAATTTACCTCctccatgacctttgcaaatcCATATAACTATCCACTCTACAGtagttttttcttcttcttttttttcttaaatttttatttgggtttagggtttttatAATTAGTGGAATGATTGGCTTAATTGCTGGAACATACTTTGTGACTTCCAAGAACTAGTGGTAACAGAAAGGTATTGTAAAAAAATGTGGTCTTCTCTTGCCACGAATTATTTAAGAGCAATCAGAAGTATTCCATGGTCGATAGTTCACATTGCAAGAGGTATTGCACCAGTAGAGAACCGATGGGATATGTTTTGATCCACATGATTCTTAGCTTATTGTTacggaatttataacccacaaactaaccggcaagtgtatcggctcgtaccaagtagtaccttAAGTGAATGAATATCGATTttacgaggattgatggactaaacaacaataattgagtgatttacttagttagacaagcagaaaagagtgtttAAGTCTCAATTGtattaaacagtaaattcagaAGATAAAAAAGTAAGCAGTAAACAGATTGTgaaatatatatgaaaaaacAGTTAAAGTTTTAGAGATATTTATTtttcggattaacttttcttaccaactattttaatcatgtaagattcaattcatggcaaattatatgtcgctaaaccctaatttcttagacctttttagtctcctatAACTTTCATCAACtgtcaattccttggtcacttgattccaattagagggttaagttcaaaattagttTATGTGCCACAGAAACCataattatccaaatataagaggattatatgtcacgtatcttGTTAAGTCCAAATAATTAGTGATTTAAGAGAATTTGTGTTCAAGCTATTGTTTAAGTAAATTGTTTTTTCAAgatttacaagaactcaattagaataagggtcatacttcctttccacccaaattcataagatgaagaatgaaaataattcttgaatttgaaatcaatacatgaattaaaatagaaaagtaatattattaatccatagaATAAACAGAGTTTCTAACTTTAACAGTAGatgtttagttgctcatggttcagagagaaaagaAGGATTTTGAAAAACTGTAAAGTGCGGAATGAgataagagaagagagaagtgattcttttccctttttatatctaatcctaattaatataaaatatattttctaaaactaaataatatctttttctatttataaataaattaaagtcttaatcaaaattaaataaacttcTTCGTGCAGCTTCAATTGAGATGTGGGGACCATTGTGAATCATTGAGCTGGCGCCTAACTTGAAAAATCCCAAATTAGGCGCCACTATGGCAGCAAGCTTAGATGCGTCTCTTTTGTCTTGGCACCTAACTTCAGAATTCTGAAGTTAGGCGCCACCCTGGCAGCAAGCAAGTGAggctttgttcttcttctggTGCTTAACTTGAGAATTGCCAAGTCAGGCGCTAGTATGGCCGAATATGTTGGAGAAGAAGTGTATACTAttatacatcgttggaaagctcttaaagttagtttttttaatgtcactagaatcccatcaattggacctctgtaactcaagttatttcCGTTGGAGTGCTAGGAGGTCATGGTTGACAGCATC is a window from the Arachis stenosperma cultivar V10309 chromosome 3, arast.V10309.gnm1.PFL2, whole genome shotgun sequence genome containing:
- the LOC130968597 gene encoding auxin-induced protein X10A-like; its protein translation is MGFRIPGIRKVSSSAVQAASKGFDQVPKGYLAVYIGDNMRRFMIPISYLNQPSFQELLNQAEEEFGYDHPTGGLTIPCNEDEFLRLTSKLERL
- the LOC130968603 gene encoding uncharacterized protein LOC130968603, with product MGFRLPATRRTSSFSGRQAASKSVEVPKGYLAVYVGENQKRFMIPISYLNQPSFQDLLSQAEEEFGYDHPMGGLTIPCTFYCFSSHIFTQKMGFHLPIIRKASFSASQAASKSVEVPKGYLAVYVGEEQKRYVIPISYLNQPSFQDLLNQAAEEFGYDHPRGGLTIPCSEHVFQQITSRLN
- the LOC130968600 gene encoding auxin-induced protein X10A-like, whose protein sequence is MGFRIPGIRRASISTTQAASKGSEVPRGYLAVYIGDKMKRFIIPISYLNQPLFQELLSQAEEEFGYDHPIGGLRIPCLEDEFLKLTSLWKEL